Below is a window of Conger conger chromosome 16, fConCon1.1, whole genome shotgun sequence DNA.
ACAGGATGATGTCAAGTGTGATCAGAGATGgggaaaaatacatacaaaataccccaaatgtaaatgtatcaaaataaacGACAAAATAGCtactgcaaacaaaaaatgtatcaaaataaaataaagtcttttgtatttgtaaaatatgggcggcacggatggtgcagtgcgtagcactgccgcctcacagcaaggaggtcctgggttcgaatcccagtcggccggggcctctctgtgcggagtttgcatgttctccccgtgtctgcgtgggtttcctccgggtgctccggtttcctcccacagtccaaagacatgcacgttaggctgattggagagtctaaattgcccgtaggtatgagtgtgtgagtgaatggtgtgtgtgccctgcgatagactggcgacctgtccagggtgtattcctgccttttgcccaatgtatgctgggataggctccagcccccctgcgaccctgatcaggataagcgggttcagataatggatggatggatggatgtatttgtaaaataaaatacaatttgtatttgcaaaataaaatacaatttgcaGTGAGCATTAGATCAATGGTTCAAAAGCCTTCACTCCGTATACAGTACCTGCCAAAGGTATGGTAACAGTAAAATtaacaatttgttatttttgataTGTACTAACAGCATTTGCATTTGGGATCAATAGGCAATCAGCTTGCATACTTacatgttttatcattttacagaaacagctctttttgtgttgagcaaaaaaaaactgttgcttGGGAATTTCTTTTTGCATGGACTGTTCACACAGAAGTTTCTGTGCATTATATTTCCCGCTGTTTCTGTGGACTGGATTTGATGCGGTTTCTGTGCACTGGATTTGACTATGTTTTTGATATGGTGTTTTTTATTATGATGTTTTTTGATGTCTTAAGTTTTTTAGTGACGTAATATGGTTTCTTCATATCTGGATTTTGATTTTGCTTCTGGTGATTTTAAAGGAGGACATTTTAATATAATACTTTGAAAACCAATTAATGACAAACACAATCAGATGATATATAAAGGagggtagggagggacggggagaggtgcagcttgaagaggtgtgtcttcagtttgcgcttgaagatggatGACCTCcatggggagtttgttccaccaccgtggagccagaacagacagtagtcgtgagcgggaggtggaagttcggagagggggaggcaccaggcTGCCTGTGGTTggtgaacgaagaggtctggcaggggtgtagggtctgatgattttttggaggtaagctggggcagaccccttgactgcttggaaggctagcaccaatgttttgaatttgatgtgagtcatgacaggcagccagtggagggaagtaagcagttCAAACATGGACATTAATAAGGATGTAGGAAAATGCACTGATGGATAGATGTAGGTCATACCAATGCTAAAACAATACATTGTTTTCAATGTGTTtagtttaaaacaaaatgtattatacTTTAAACCATTTTGCTAGCTTGCTAATGGTACATGTTGTCATTGACAGCAAGTGTAACGGCAAGTGGCACCAAAATGAGCCACCAAAAGCTGTGTTGGGATTCCGCCCAGTTGGAACTCAGCATTTATGAACCAGTGCTATAATAGTGCAGGGGCTTTGGTCACCAGAAATAGACCAACATAAAGAAAAGCGGTCATATGACACCCTAAACATTTGACTGTACAAGGTTTGCATTGCAGTGTTGTGTGAACTTATGTGAACGGTCATCTACATGAACACATACTGCACCGGCTTGGCCACAGTTCATCCAAAAGTGTGGCATGCTGGGCCTCCGATGCCATGTGGCAATTGGACCACATTGGTGTAAGAAAAAGGAAGGTCTCTCGAGCTTGattaaaatcatgtttatttacAGGAACGGCAGTTGTcagaaatacatgaaacatATTCTGAATCAGTCTGAATCCAGAACCTTTGTAGTGATGACTTTTTATACCATTCCAAGCCAGGGATGCCATTGTACACAAGAATAGAAAGGATGTAGTGAATCTGTGACACCTATCAATTAGGCTGTAGTGCTGCCCTTCACCAGGAAGTCATTTGGCTGCCCACTGCTGGAGAAACAGTGTAGGTTGACCAATACTTTGCATATTAGGCCAACAGCTTGGTGTTCTTCAAGTGTGTGGGTGCCATGTCCACACCAAGGCTGCGTTCGATTCCAAAAAAGATATGCTTTCTTCCTGGAATACCTCTAACAGGAAGCTCCAAGAATACCAGGAATACCTCAACAGGAACTCATCCCATCCATACAGGGAGGAGGCACAATGCAAAGGGAAGGTCAAGTTCCTCAGTACATTCATGGGATATCCTGGCCCTGGCCAAGATGATAAGAGTCTTGAAGAGTGGCAGGATCTACGAAGAGGCCCTGTACCCTCCTCCAGGCAGGGCTGTATATAAAGGGTAGGGGTAAGTTAAAATAAGGGTGAGCGAAAAGTGTTTATCATCTCACCATATAATTGTATTGTTGCAATAGCATGGTCTCAAATTGAGATATCATGCCTGAAAACTGTCACCTGTAACTGAGTTACAAGTTTACAAAATATGTCTGACTTGATATATAAGAAAATTATAGCATTTTGGTTTACCAAAACAGGACAGGCTATATGAATAGTATTCAATGAGAACATGGATGTGACTTAACAGTTTGGTAATAGCAAAATTACCGAACACATGAATGTTTATTGTAATGCTGTGATGATTATCCCACTATTAATTGTATCTCTATTGCCCACCCCACCTTCACGGTACTTGTGAGCGATGGAGGCTAGCCCTGCATCAACCATCCTGCTGTGGCCATCATCGAGAGCCACTGTTAAGGAGGGTATAGAGCCGCTTAACCCACCACCATGACGAGACTCACCCCATAATTCAGCAGGCTTTTGGCATGTTGAAGATACACTGGAGGTGCCTGCTCTCCAAGGCTCTTAAGGTGGACCACACCTTTGGTCATCACCACTTGTACTGTGCAACTGTTGCATGGTCTTGTTGATCCTGCTCCTCTTCCAAATAGGTGTCACGGCTGGAGCAGAGTGAGCCCAAAAGGTGTTGAGGAACCTCAACCACAACATCTGCCTCACATTGGGTGACATCCTTTAGCCCATGGAGGACGACAGGGGCATGGCTCCATCAGGTCCAAAATCGACTGGTGGGGCAACTCACTGCTTCACATACGTGTCCCATGGAACTATTTACAGTTTGTTGACCAATCTCTCGAAAAGGTCCAGGAATCTATTTGTGCTCTCCAGAGCGGCCCTGAAACGCTCTTCCTCTTTGGCGGCCTCCTCCTTCAGGAACTGGAGAATGTCTCCCTGACAGGTCTTTCTCCTTTTGGGGGATGGGGGACAGGCAGAGGTGCATGGCTCACTGTCCTCCTGTGTGTGGCTTCCAGGCTGTGCCTCATCTTCACCCTCCtctccatcctcctcctcctccctctcctcttccctctcctcctcctccccctccacctccacacacaccacactataaGTGGGCGATCCAGGAGAAGATGAGTCACTGGCATCTGAGGCCTCATCAGCCACACGTGCTGGGTCTTCTGCGACACACGAGTCACCGGCGACAGCGTCACGCATTGCAGTGAACCACGGCCAAGTGGCTGCTGTGGCCTCTCCCCCGACTGGCCCCATTCCGGCAGCAGAGCGTTGGAGTTCCTACAAGGAAAGAAGCAAGGTGAAGGTCCGCCATGAGCCTACTGAACAGGAATGACCGTGTGTCACTCAGcatcacacagcactgagcagtTGTAATCTCACCTCATACTTTTGCTTCAGATTGTTCCACTTCTTTGCAGCTTGTGCAGAGCTCACGTGGCCCTTTAGGCCCATATGTTGAAGAATTCCCCTGAGAAAAACAACATGTAAACATGCTGTACCCAAGTGCCCCACAATTACAGCCATGTCACAACATGTTTATGTGTTAGTGGGAAGGCATCACTTACATTTGGGATGTCAGAAGTTATCATTTGCATTTAATAAGATTACTTTAACACAGCCAAGATCAGTACATGAATCACAGTATACAGGAGTGATTCTGTCAACATTAGCCAAAGTCATGTAGGAATACCTTAGAGAAGAATGAAGTGCTCTATAATTAAAATCTAACCCTACCCACAGTCTCACGTTCTTCAAATGTCCCCAAGCAAGACTGGAACTATGATGACAGATTGTGGTTTCTACAATCTCACTCAGGGCTCTACGCAAACATCTTTTTTCAAAGGAGCACATGTGCTCTTTAGTTTTGGAGCACATTAGTGCATCCAAATTAGTAGATTCtccaaaattatttttccagttagcacacacattttcaggagcaaatgctactaaaatgggagcactgtagagCACAGCAACTATGGAGATATCAAAATGTAACTCCGTATGGGTATTTCACTGTGGTCATCATACATTTGTAACACCACGTCAGATACTAAATATAAGCATATAGGCAACATATCCAATATGGAATCTGAAGTTAACCCTTTTCTTGGCTTATCGAAAGTATTTCCGTGCAAAAGTTTTGTCAAAGACATCATGCACTACAGAAAATGTACTCATGACTCACTCCCAAGCTTTTTTGGCCGTATGCCTCCTCCCCGTGAAGAGGTGATCACTTTCAGACCTCAGCAGAATTAGGCTGAGAGTTTCCACCTGTGTCCCTGTAAGAAATGGCATTATAGACCACTAAGTAAAGGGCAACATGTAATATCTCTGTATAGCCCAAAATCACAACAGTATGTGTCAAATGGCTTCACAAGCCCATACTTCATCTATGAATTATGTACAATAAATTATGGAAAATAGCAATATCCAAAAACattgtgccatgaaaaagtattttctgcTCTGTACCAATATTATTTCTCATTCGTACAAGGGTAAGGAGAAAAACGATGcctgtcctcttcctcctcttcctcctcttcttcttcttcttcttcttcttcttcttcctcctcctcctcttcctcctcctcctcctcctcctcctcctccacacaggCCTGACTACAAGCGGCCGCCACGGATCCATGAGTGGATGAGCGACTGGCATCCAAGGCCTCATCAACCACATGTGTCGGCTTTTCTGCTGCACACGAGTCCATCTGGACAGGAAGATCCATAGGTTCTCCCCCGAAGGCCTCGTGCATTGCAGTAAACCACTGCCAAGTGGCTGCTGGGAGATCTGCCTTGTCTGACCCCGTCCCTGTAGCAGAGCGTCGGAGTTCCTGCAAGGAAAGAAGCAAGGGTGAAAGTGAGCCATGAGCCTACTGAATAGGAACAAATGTGTGTCACCATGCAAGATGACCTAAAAACACCCAAATGACAAACATCAGACAGCACCGAGCACTTACTATCACAAATTGAACCTCACCTTATACCTTTGCTTCAGATTGTCCCACTTTTTTGCAATTTGTGTGGGGCTCACCTGGCCCTTCAGGCCGATCTGTTGAAGAATTTCCctgagaaaaacaacacaagtaaacatgcTGTATCGAATTGCCCTACAACACTTACAGCCATGTCacaacatgtttgtgtgttagcCATTTACAGGGGCAGGCATGCCTCATTATCACAATTCAGTTTAGGAAATCAGAAGTTATCATTTGCAATGTTCCCTTAGACTCTCAAAGCATATgctagatgaagatcaagcaaTAATTTTTGATGTAGAGCTTGTTTGAAGGTTAGAGGTCAATAGGCACTTCCTTAGTATTCATGGTATACAATTCAACAAACAATCctttacttttttatattttaatatatgctTATAAATTAACCATGTACCAATCAGATATAGTCATCGATGTTAAGAGTAAACCactttttcatgattaaaaagtAGGGACTGCCCCCCTTTCTTCAGTTCAGGCTTGTCCACCTGTCCAAGTGACTCTTTCTGCAcgaacaaattattttcttttctggtTTACCTTTTAATGCTTGGTTATTATAAGGGGAGAATTTTATCTGCTCAACAACTGACATCAAAAACAGGATTCAGTGCAGCCACCAATCAATAAGCAATAACTATAATCCAGCAGGGCAGTGAgcattctgtttttatcatGTCCATAGTATTCGGTGATTACTGTGCAACCTATAAGTGGATGCATAACAGAATACaagaacaatattttttatgaacACATTTTGCCTTCTTGCCAATTGTTCTGTGCAAAATACAGGGAAGATTACATTATCAGGCACTACAGAACTTTACTGACGACTCACCGCCAAATCTTTTTGGATGTATGCCTCTTCCTTGAGAAGAGATGATCATTTTCAGACCTCAGTCGAATGAGTCTGACTATTTCCTCAACTGTCCCTATAAGAAATGACATGatagaccaataagtaaaaggGAACTGGTCATGTCTGTGTATTAACCTAAATCACAACGTCATATGCCAATGGGCTTCACAAGCATATATCTCAGATGGGAAATCTGGACAACAAATGATGCAAAATAGTAATAGCGTAAAACATATGCATCAGCATCTGGCAGAAAATGCCCAAATGGATAGAAAGGCTATCGTTTCTCAGTCGTACAAGCGTGAGGAGGAAAGGCCTGTGCGTCGtcttcctccacctcctcatCAGGCATATTTGCCGGGTTTTCTGCAATAGTTTCCCCCCCGCCGATGGCCTCGTGCATTGCAGTAAACAACGGCCAAGAGGCTGCAGTGAGCTCTCCACTGTCTGACCCCGTGCCTGCAGCAGAGCGTCGGAGTTCCTACAATTAAAAAAGCAAGGGTGAAAGTGAGCCATGAGCCTACTGAACAATGTGTCACTATGTAAGAGCACCTAAAAACACCCATCAACTGACAAAcatcacacagcactgagcacttACTGTCACAAATTTAACCTCACCTTATACTTTTGCTTCAGATTGTCCCACTTTTTAGCAATTTGTGTGGGGCTCACTTGGCCCTGAAGGCCCATCTGCTGAAGAAGGTCCCTgagaaaaacaagacaaataaACATGCTGTATCGAATTGCCCTACAACACTTACAGCCTCATCACATGTTTGTACGTAAGCCATTCGgtgcatagcataacatagcataacatttttgaactagtgtgattaattgatagatcctgcaataaagtgtatattgagtatagagtgtatattgctatgatctcattcaCATAGGCCTACAGTATTTCCATCTGGATAAATGTATACCAGCAGATATATAGcttacatgtatgtatgtatatggaaCTATACATAATAATTAACATTTGTCCGAAAGTAATTGAgcaattaaacaaagtcatggctaactactgtgcattcagtcattcaatgatcgtgtcacccacaaatcactttgattatCACTCAAGGAATACATTTCATAatgttatatgtaatatatacaattcattttgtatctattgaatttatcaaaataataatatgctgctATGTTACTGCTATGCACATAATTAGGAATAAATGGgtcttgttctgcacaaaatgaatataaacaacAGGGCAGTAGCATGTTGTGAAATATCTGTGGAGATACTTTGATGaggagcaggctgatgttagcgttagggctgatcaatttcatttcctgtcttttgaggctttcagcaaatgcaaacatttcacttaaaacatagtttattGTGATGAATTTCCTTATTTTTTACACTGGGAGGTTCGATTAATACTTGATAGGTCATTACAAAtatgcattcaaaataaaacccttggctGAGAACTTTAAAAATCTACTTGGCCCACTAGCCATCTGTTTAACTGTCCCCATTTCTTCTACGCGGATGCCATTTACTGGCATTTACTTCATCTAACTTTTTAAGGATATCCAAAACACAGAAATGCGCAATGTAGAAATACCAAGATCAGTAGTTGTCACACccattgccattgtagtagacctctGAAACGGCACTTGGTTTTGAAGATTGGAGGTTtggagattggttttgaaacaggtgagaTATGCCATTCTGAATGGAATTGCCAACCAACGCAAACAAATACCGTGCTCACTTGGGCTGATAATACTTGAATTACGACTAGACGCAGGTACTGCACTAAATTCCTATGCCTTCCATGAGGGCCCCTGGCTCCAGACACTGAGCTCCTCAAGGACAATGAGAAGTTAGCAATTTTGCatttacatgtgtgtatgtatgccagATTGTATATACAAGATATTACATTAACTAATCATTTTTGTCCATCTTGTTATGTATAAATGACTATTCTGCAGAAACAAATcccatttattttccttgtcaTGGTTTACCTTGTCACGCCTGGTTATGATATATTTCTCTGCTCAACAGTTGACATCACAAACAGGATTCTACTTGCAGCCACAGGGCAGTGAGTATTTTGTCTTTACCACATCCTTAGAATGCTGTGATTGCTGTGCAATTTATAGGTGGACGCATTAGAGAATACAATGAACTCTTTTGGTATATTGCCAATTTCTCTTTGCAAAATCTTTGAGCTACAGGGAAGATTACATTATCAGGCACTACAGAACTTTACTGACGACTCACCGCCAAACTTTTTTGGATGTATGCCTCTTCCCCGTGAAGAGGTGATCATTTTCAGACCTCAGTCGAATAAAGCTGACTGTTTCCTCAACTGTCCCTGTAAGAAATTACAGACCTATAGGTTAAAAGCAAATCTCTTTGTATAACCATAGATCACATCATATGCCAAAGGGCTTCACAAGCCAATATGTGAGACATGATTACGTacagtaaataatgaaaaatagacAGCGGCTAAAACATAAGCATTGCATCAGTCAACAACAGTAAATGGACAAATAGAGAGGATATTATCATTTCAGTCATACAAGTGTATGGAGAAAAGGCCAGTGTGTCATCCTCCAGCTCGACCACAATCATCTGGCTACAGGCGGCCGCCACAGATCCAGGAGATGAACCACTGGCATCTGAGGCATCATCAGCCATGTGTGCCGGGTTTTCTGCAACATCCATGAGGACAGGAAGGTTGATAGATTTCCCCCCACCGATGGCCTCATGCATTGCACTAAACCACGGCCAAGTGTCTGCTGTGACTTCTCCATTGTCTGACCCCGTCCCTGTAGCAGAGCGTCTGAGTTCCTACAATTACAGAAGCAAGGGTGAAAGTCTGCCATGAGCCTACTGAACAGGAATAAATGTGTGGCACCATGCAAGATGACCTAAAAACACCCAAATGACAAAcatcacacagcactgagcactgagcacttaCTATCGCAAATTTAACCTCACCTTATACCTTTGCTTCAGATTGTGCCACTTTTTTGCGACCTGCGCAGAACTCAACTGGCCCTGTAGGCCTATCTGTTGAAGAATTCCCCtgagaaaaaacaacacaagtaaacatgcCGTACCCAAGTGCCCTACAACCATTACAGCCATGTCACAACATGTTTGTGTTAGCCATTTACAGGGGCAGGCATGCTTCATTATCACAATTCAGTTTGGGAAATCAGAAGTTTGCATACAAACTCACTACTTTAACACATGGCCCAGACCAGGATGTGCATCATGGCACAGAGGACTGATCAATTACTCAATCCTCCTATcctctacagggatctgtgacATAGCCCTAGACTGGATTACATCCAATCTCTCTGACTGGTCCTCCCAGGTAACCTGGGCT
It encodes the following:
- the LOC133114757 gene encoding uncharacterized protein LOC133114757 isoform X1, which codes for MEGIQAYKWTDEETASLIRLKSENRLLTGKKHTKKKAWEGILQQIGLQGQLSSAQVAKKWHNLKQRYKELRRSATGTGSDNGEVTADTWPWFSAMHEAIGGGKSINLPVLMDVAENPAHMADDASDASGSSPGSVAAACSQMIVVELEDDTLAFSPYTWTVEETVSFIRLRSENDHLFTGKRHTSKKVWRDLLQQMGLQGQVSPTQIAKKWDNLKQKYKELRRSAAGTGSDSGELTAASWPLFTAMHEAIGGGETIAENPANMPDEEVEEDDAQAFPPHAWTVEEIVRLIRLRSENDHLFSRKRHTSKKIWREILQQIGLKGQVSPTQIAKKWDNLKQRYKELRRSATGTGSDKADLPAATWQWFTAMHEAFGGEPMDLPVQMDSCAAEKPTHVVDEALDASRSSTHGSVAAACSQACVEEEEEEEEEEEEEEEEEEEEEEEEEEEEEEEDRHRFSPYPWTQVETLSLILLRSESDHLFTGRRHTAKKAWEGILQHMGLKGHVSSAQAAKKWNNLKQKYEELQRSAAGMGPVGGEATAATWPWFTAMRDAVAGDSCVAEDPARVADEASDASDSSSPGSPTYSVVCVEVEGEEEEREEEREEEEDGEEGEDEAQPGSHTQEDSEPCTSACPPSPKRRKTCQGDILQFLKEEAAKEEERFRAALESTNRFLDLFERLVNKL
- the LOC133114757 gene encoding uncharacterized protein LOC133114757 isoform X2, which codes for MGILQQIGLQGQLSSAQVAKKWHNLKQRYKELRRSATGTGSDNGEVTADTWPWFSAMHEAIGGGKSINLPVLMDVAENPAHMADDASDASGSSPGSVAAACSQMIVVELEDDTLAFSPYTWTVEETVSFIRLRSENDHLFTGKRHTSKKVWRDLLQQMGLQGQVSPTQIAKKWDNLKQKYKELRRSAAGTGSDSGELTAASWPLFTAMHEAIGGGETIAENPANMPDEEVEEDDAQAFPPHAWTVEEIVRLIRLRSENDHLFSRKRHTSKKIWREILQQIGLKGQVSPTQIAKKWDNLKQRYKELRRSATGTGSDKADLPAATWQWFTAMHEAFGGEPMDLPVQMDSCAAEKPTHVVDEALDASRSSTHGSVAAACSQACVEEEEEEEEEEEEEEEEEEEEEEEEEEEEEEEDRHRFSPYPWTQVETLSLILLRSESDHLFTGRRHTAKKAWEGILQHMGLKGHVSSAQAAKKWNNLKQKYEELQRSAAGMGPVGGEATAATWPWFTAMRDAVAGDSCVAEDPARVADEASDASDSSSPGSPTYSVVCVEVEGEEEEREEEREEEEDGEEGEDEAQPGSHTQEDSEPCTSACPPSPKRRKTCQGDILQFLKEEAAKEEERFRAALESTNRFLDLFERLVNKL